The Euphorbia lathyris chromosome 2, ddEupLath1.1, whole genome shotgun sequence genome includes a window with the following:
- the LOC136220942 gene encoding uncharacterized protein: MEQFRRIGEVLGSIKALMVFRDNIQINQRQCCLLLEVFNNAYDSIAEEMKLNLKIEEQHTKWRILEQPLREIYKIFKEGEGYIKQSLETKNWWSKAVLLYQNADCIQFHIHNLLTYIPVVIEAIETAGEFSGSEQDEIQKKRAIYSKKYEKLWKDPNLFQWKYGKQYLITQDMCDRLDTAWKEDRWIIIDKIRQKKIQCSTKEERQLKDLLLKNLGDSENGKLLPSSFMLKSKDYLVRRRLGSQYKEIQWLGESLAIRHFFGDIEPLVPEISSLLSLSHPNVSHFLCGFTDEEKKECFLVMELMSKDLTGYIKELCGPRNRIPFSVPVAVDLMLQIARGMEYLHSKKIYHGNLSPYNILVKQRSSSTEGYLQAKISGFGLSSVKNLTQKSPSSQNEATLPFIWYAPEVLEEAEQKGEAQDSKYNEKSDVYSFGMVCFELLTGKVPFEDSHLQGDKMSRNIRAGERPLFPLNSPKYVTNLTKRCWQNDPNQRPSFSSICRILRYTKRFLAMNPDYNREADPLMPAVDYCDMELNLRRKFSYWDEPGSSGSISQIPFQMFVYRGVEKEKIRASQKETSESGSDKASVSEDENVNTTDDISQPLPPPPPMERNYPICTSPDPQKRKPSSISKKSPDHKPSRQPGTSRGRSRPPQLAPCGRSLSLNSANHLASPRIVRRGSFGHASDSELS, from the exons ATGGAACAATTCAGGCGAATTGGAGAGGTTTTAGGAAGTATCAAGGCATTGATGGTATTTCGCGACAACATTCAAATCAATCAGCGACAATGTTGTTTATTGCTCGAAGTATTCAACAATGCATATGATTCAATTGCAGAAGAGATGAAGCTCAACTTGAAAATCGAAGAACAGCATACGAAATGGAGAATACTAGAACAGCCATTGAGGGAAATCTACAAAATATTCAAAGAAGGAGAAGGTTATATCAAACAGAGTTTAGAAACGAAGAATTGGTGGTCAAAAGCTGTTCTGCTTTATCAGAATGCAGATTGCATTCAATTTCACATACATAACTTGCTTACTTACATTCCGGTCGTAATCGAAGCAATTGAAACCGCCGGAGAATTTTCAGGCTCGGAGCAGGATGAGATCCAGAAAAAGAGGGCTATATACTCGAAAAAGTACGAAAAGCTATGGAAAGATCCGAATCTATTTCAATGGAAGTATGGTAAGCAGTATTTAATTACTCAGGATATGTGTGATCGATTGGATACAGCTTGGAAAGAGGATCGATGGATTATAATTGATAAAATCCGCCAAAAGAAGATACAATGTTCAACAAAggaggaaagacaactcaaagatCTTCTTCTGAAAAACTTGGGAGATTCTGAAAACGGTAAACTCTTACCGTCATCATTCATGCTAAAATCCAAAGATTATCTGGTGAGAAGACGGTTAGGAAGTCAATACAAGGAAATCCAATGGTTAGGTGAGAGTCTCGCGATTCGACATTTCTTCGGGGACATCGAACCGCTTGTTCCTGAAATTTCTTCTCTGTTATCTCTTTCACACCCAAATGTTTCACACTTTCTCTGTGGATTTACTGATGAGGAGAAGAAAGAGTGTTTTCTGGTTATGGAGCTAATGAGCAAAGACCTAACGGGATATATCAAAGAGCTGTGCGGTCCAAGGAATCGAATTCCATTTTCTGTTCCTGTTGCAGTTGATCTTATGTTACAGATTGCCAGAGGAATGGAGTATCTCCATTCCAAGAAGATTTATCATGGTAATTTGAGTCCATATAACATTCTCGTTAAACAAAGAAGCTCAAGCACTGAAGGATACTTGCAGGCGAAGATTTCAGGATTCGGACTCTCATCTGTCAAGAATCTCACTCAGAAAAGTCCGTCGAGTCAGAACGAAGCCACGCTTCCGTTCATCTGGTATGCACCGGAGGTCCTGGAAGAGGCGGAACAGAAAGGAGAAGCACAAGACTCCAAATACAATGAAAAATCAGATGTTTACAGCTTTGGAATGGTGTGTTTTGAACTTTTGACAGGGAAAGTACCATTTGAGGATAGTCATCTTCAAGGAGATAAAATGAGCCGAAACATTCGAGCAGGCGAAAGGCCATTGTTTCCATTGAATTCACCAAAATATGTTACCAATCTGACAAAGAGATGTTGGCAGAATGATCCGAATCAGCGTCCGAGTTTCTCATCGATATGCAGGATTCTTCGGTACACCAAACGGTTTCTCGCAATGAATCCTGATTATAACAGGGAAGCAGACCCTTTGATGCCGGCTGTGGACTATTGTGACATGGAGTTGAATCTCAGAAGGAAATTTTCATATTGGGATGAGCCAGGCTCGTCAGGTTCAATTTCACAGATTCCATTTCAGATGTTTGTTTATAGAGGTGTTGAGAAGGAAAAAATAAGAGCAAGTCAGAAAGAAACATCAGAATCCGGAAGTGATAAAGCTTCGGTTAGCGAAGACGAAAATGTTAACACGACGGATGATATATCACAACCGTTACCACCACCGCCACCTATGGAAAGGAATTACCCCATCTGCACATCACCTGATCCTCAGAAAAGAAAGCCTTCTTCAATCTCAAAGAAATCACCAGATCACAAACCAAGTAGACAGCCAG GGACATCAAGAGGACGTTCGAGGCCTCCGCAACTGGCACCATGTGGGCGTAGTTTAAGTCTGAATTCGGCGAACCATTTAGCGAGTCCGAGAATAGTTAGGAGAGGGTCTTTTGGTCATGCATCAGATTCGGAGCTTTCGTAG